One window of Papaver somniferum cultivar HN1 chromosome 9, ASM357369v1, whole genome shotgun sequence genomic DNA carries:
- the LOC113309257 gene encoding ethylene-insensitive protein 2-like, whose amino-acid sequence MEAKNTRIENLMGTRLFQAVGPVLLISTGYIDPGKWAAVIEGGASFGSDLVLLLLVINCAAILCHYLAAHIGVVTGKNLAQIYNQEYDKSICLFFGVQAEISMVISDLTMVLGIAHGLNLLLGVDFRTSILLTAFDFVLFPAFTSLLARCKTETYFVGTAGFVLLFYVIGVLMSQSEVPIVMNGMLTRFSGESAFVLMSLLGANVMPHNFYLYSSLVQKWQGPPNMSKSALCHDHFVSILCIFSGIYLANYVLMSSAASFFYSADLVVLTLHDALLLMDQVLKSPAAHIAFFLLLFISSVLTGLTWSLGGQVVLLEFFRLDTPLWLHRTTIRLLSLVSALYCAGNSGAEGIYQLLIFSQVVLAMLLPSSVIPLFRVASSSSIMGSLKISSFLEFLTLSTFMGMLGLKLILVVEILFGSSDWVGTFRWNAGSSMTLPFVILLFTASVSLAFLVGLAITPLKSEGAKLEDEQMGSWEPSAKGEGNATLGVKFTQEELDTEDVVIDKAIGSQSDNSTFDFNSSDTVANSSDLEPQSIASEGICATNQTFPTCHLENLQPAMEFTGVEIVDKGFLDAGYLEEATSEMNELIDPVPTTEDAPSKMNEPLHLVQTTQTSEGCLQVEEGCLLVEKDGDEQNNLEGPGSISSVSEKCEESIVVGSLSRLSGLGRGARRQLASILDDFWEQLFDLHGQASQKAKAKKLDILFRQNPNPAASMNVGSTGLGASMFVPSVAERESEFLANPNSYDLPSQHRTLGSLTSPNGIQSRSPLLYTKMQLADAFPQSASLNVIDYGEKRYSSLHVPPSSAGLGKLSYQQSTEDDYRVASCYARIHAEMESPNSLNGHLDSPTSNSSSLGPPNYMDQLNHALFQKPLNRFTSVHATSMQNPAAPQNNGLNAEQSYYDGPYSSGFVQDVGSLAFTKKYHSLPRNSGLAFPRQGAYGIEKSLCGLYSDPGFSFSRAIIEGSLVVKSEATSPWSPHPFEQAFGGITGIPQKVGKSNSVPQKINSHSELEALLLQLFRSSMTRLLKLDGSEWLFSLNGGVDEDLIDLVAARERFHSEAEAGEVTHRKETSESPRQYLSSDRKFGSGLKNDEMSFIEDLLSTVPNCGEGCIWKKDLIVSFGVWCIRRILELALVESRPELWGKYTYVLNRLQGILELAFSNPRTLMPPCSCLQIPVTQAKRISSPLEGGEVLTPAAKSGTAKCTTATAVLDIIKDVEIAVSSRKGRSGTGAGDVAFPIGKENLTSVLKRYKRRLSNKMFRTHEGGGRSGVW is encoded by the exons ATGGAAGCTAAGAATACGAGGATTGAGAATTTAATGGGTACTCGGCTATTCCAAGCTGTTGGACCTGTACTCTTGATTTCAACGGGATACATTGACCCTGGAAAGTGGGCTGCAGTTATTGAGGGAGGTGCAAGTTTTGGGTCTGATCTCGTGTTGTTATTACTTGTCATCAATTGTGCTGCTATCTTGTGTCATTACTTGGCTGCTCATATTGGTGTGGTCACTGGAAAGAATCTTGCGCAG ATTTACAATCAGGAATATGACAAGTCAATATGCTTATTCTTTGGAGTTCAAGCAGAGATTTCAATGGTTATTTCGGACCTGACAATG GTTCTGGGCATTGCTCACGGGCTAAATCTTCTTCTTGGGGTGGATTTTCGTACTTCTATTCTTCTTACTGCATTCGATTTTGTCTTATTCCCAGCTTTTACCAGCCTGTTG GCAAGATGCAAGACAGAAACTTATTTCGTCGGTACAGCAGGCTTTGTACTGCTTTTTTATGTTATTGGAGTTCTTATGAGCCAATCTGAAGTCCCGATTGTCATGAATGGAATGCTTACAAGGTTCAGTGGGGAGAGTGCTTTCGTGCTCATGAGTCTTCTTGGAGCTAATGTTATGCCTCACAACTTTTACCTTTACTCTTCTCTTGTACAG AAATGGCAGGGACCACCAAATATGTCCAAGAGTGCCTTATGTCATGACCATTTTGTTTCAATCTTATGTATTTTTAGTGGAATTTATTTGGCGAATTATGTTTTGATGAGCTCAGCAGCATCTTTTTTCTACAGCGCCGATCTGGTTGTGCTAACTCTTCATGACGCACTTCTGCTAATGGACCAG GTATTGAAGAGTCCCGCAGCACATATTGCGTTTTTTCTACTCTTATTCATCTCAAGCGTGCTAACAGGATTAACTTGGAGTCTTGGTGGCCAAGTAGTCTTGCTTGAATTCTTTAGGTTGGATACACCTCTTTGGCTTCACCGCACAACTATCAGACTTCTTTCTCTTGTTTCGGCTCTTTATTGTGCTGGGAATTCAGGGGCTGAAGGGATATATCAACTTCTTATTTTCAGTCAAGTTGTTCTTGCTATGCTGCTTCCATCCTCTGTAATCCCCCTTTTTCGAGTGGCCTCATCGAGTTCGATAATGGGTTCCTTAAAGATTTCCTCATTTCTGGAGTTCTTGACTTTGAGTACTTTTATGGGAATGCTTGGGTTAAAACTTATTCTTGTTGTGGAGATTTTATTCGGAAGTAGTGACTGGGTGGGTACCTTTAGATGGAATGCTGGAAGTAGTATGACACTTCCATTTGTTATTCTTCTATTCACTGCTTCTGTTTCACTGGcttttttggtcggtttagcgatCACACCTCTGAAGTCTGAAGGTGCTAAGCTAGAGGATGAGCAGATGGGGAGTTGGGAGCCATCTGCGAAAGGGGAAGGAAATGCCACACTTGGGGTTAAATTTACTCAAGAGGAACTTGATACTGAAGATGTAGTTATTGATAAAGCTATCGGGAGTCAATCTGACAATTCAACTTTTGACTTCAATTCTTCTGATACAGTTGCGAATTCTTCTGATCTGGAACCTCAGTCCATTGCTTCCGAGGGGATATGTGCTACAAACCAGACTTTCCCGACATGTCATCTAGAAAATTTGCAACCTGCTATGGAGTTCACCGGGGTGGAAATAGTGGATAAGGGTTTTCTTGATGCTGGATATTTGGAAGAGGCTACTTCAGAAATGAACGAACTTATTGATCCTGTTCCAACTACGGAAGATGCCCCTTCAAAGATGAACGAACCCCTTCACCTAGTTCAAACGACCCAAACTAGTGAGGGATGTTTGCAAGTTGAGGAGGGATGTTTGCTAGTTGAGAAGGATGGTGATGAGCAGAATAATTTGGAGGGTCCAGGATCTATTAGTAGTGTTAGTGAGAAATGTGAAGAAAGTATTGTTGTTGGAAGCCTTTCGAGATTGAGTGGATTGGGCCGTGGTGCTAGGCGTCAATTAGCATCTATTCTTGACGATTTTTGGGAGCAGTTGTTTGACCTTCATGGGCAGGCAAGTCAAAAGGCAAAGGCTAAGAAATTAGATATCTTATTTAGACAGAATCCAAATCCCGCTGCTTCTATGAATGTGGGTTCTACAGGATTGGGAGCATCGATGTTTGTACCTTCAGTAGCTGAAAGAGAATCTGAATTCCTGGCCAACCCTAATTCTTATGACCTGCCCAGCCAACACAGGACGTTGGGCAGTTTAACGTCACCTAATGGTATTCAATCAAGATCTCCCTTGCTGTATACAAAAATGCAATTGGCAGATGCATTTCCGCAAAGTGCGTCTCTAAATGTAATTGATTATGGTGAAAAGCGTTATTCAAGTTTGCATGTGCCACCATCTTCAGCAGGCTTGGGTAAGTTGAGCTATCAGCAGTCAACTGAAGATGATTACCGAGTCGCATCTTGTTATGCTCGAATTCATGCAGAGATGGAATCCCCTAATTCCTTGAATGGTCATCTGGATTCACCAACCTCTAATTCCTCATCTCTCGGCCCGCCAAACTATATGGATCAGCTTAATCATGCTCTGTTCCAGAAACCACTAAACAGGTTCACCTCTGTACACGCAACTAGTATGCAGAATCCAGCAGCTCCCCAGAATAATGGGCTAAATGCAGAGCAATCTTATTATGATGGTCCTTATTCGTCCGGATTTGTTCAAGATGTTGGTTCTCTGGCCTTCACGAAGAAGTACCACAGCTTGCCCCGCAATTCAGGGCTTGCATTTCCTCGACAAGGTGCATATGGTATTGAAAAGAGTTTGTGTGGACTTTATTCAGATCCTGGATTCTCCTTCTCCAGAGCTATTATAGAGGGTTCTCTCGTGGTCAAGTCAGAAGCCACGTCTCCGTGGTCTCCACATCCTTTTGAGCAGGCATTTGGTGGTATTACAGGTATACCCCAGAAAGTGGGAAAGTCCAATTCAGTTCCACAGAAAATCAATTCTCATTCAGAATTGGAGGCTCTGTTGCTTCAGTTGTTCAGAAGTTCTATGACGAGGCTCCTGAAATTAGATGGATCAGAATGGTTATTTAGTCTTAATGGTGGGGTTGATGAGGATCTGATCGATCTAGTGGCTGCGAGGGAGAGATTCCACAGTGAAGCTGAAGCTGGAGAAGTGACCCATAGAAAGGAAACCAGTGAGTCTCCTCGCCAATACCTTTCCTCTGACAGAAAATTTGGCTCAGGACTGAAGAATGATGAGATGAGTTTCATTGAAGATTTGCTTTCTACTGTTCCTAACTGCGGAGAGGGTTGCATTTGGAAAAAGGATCTGATAGTGAGCTTTGGGGTCTGGTGCATCCGACGCATATTAGAATTGGCTCTTGTGGAAAGCCGGCCCGAGCTATGGGGAAAGTATACATATGTTCTCAATCGCCTTCAG GGAATTCTTGAGCTGGCATTTTCAAATCCCCGGACTCTTATGCCCCCCTGCTCATGTCTTCAAATCCCAGTGACACAAGCTAAGAGAATAAGCTCACCCCTAGAAGGCGGCGAGGTGTTAACACCGGCTGCAAAATCTGGCACAGCAAAATGCACAACTGCAACCGCAGTCCTTGACATAATCAAGGATGTCGAAATTGCGGTTTCTAGCCGCAAGGGTAGATCTGGAACTGGAGCGGGGGATGTGGCTTTTCCTATAGGTAAAGAGAACTTGACATCTGTTCTCAAACGTTACAAACGCCGTCTCTCTAACAAAATGTTTCGGACCCATGAAGGAGGAGGTCGTTCCGGGGTTTGGTAA